A genome region from Dolichospermum compactum NIES-806 includes the following:
- a CDS encoding anthranilate phosphoribosyltransferase family protein gives MTHKFREFIQKVGSGSHTSDNLTRGEAATATKMMLLAEATPAQIGAFLIAHRIKRPTGEELAGMLDTYHELGPKLSAIAQPVIVLGIPYDGRTRTAPINIITALLLAAVGQPVIMHGGDRLPTKYGLPLIQIWQGLGIDWTSLSLEQTQRIFEETGIGFIYTPKHFPLNQTLWEYRDQLGKRPPLATVELIWCPYAGEAHIIAGFVHPPTEAMFQEALGLRGVTKYTFVKGLEGSCDLPHDRTAIIGLSSSNPEVLTRLQLVPREYGFITKNVPLTTTEELIQDMQGVLTGKANELMQTALWNGGFYLWRSGICLDMQAGIDKAAELITSGLLGAKLHQIKMLLG, from the coding sequence ATGACTCATAAATTTCGAGAATTTATCCAAAAAGTAGGTAGTGGAAGTCACACATCCGATAATTTAACCCGTGGTGAAGCAGCTACTGCCACAAAAATGATGTTATTAGCTGAAGCGACACCAGCACAAATTGGCGCGTTTTTAATTGCTCATCGGATTAAACGTCCTACCGGTGAAGAGTTAGCCGGGATGTTAGATACTTACCATGAACTTGGCCCCAAATTGTCGGCAATAGCCCAACCTGTGATTGTCTTAGGTATACCCTATGATGGTAGAACTCGCACTGCACCCATTAATATCATTACGGCTTTGTTATTAGCTGCGGTGGGACAACCTGTAATTATGCACGGGGGCGATCGCTTACCCACCAAATATGGTTTGCCTTTAATCCAGATTTGGCAAGGTTTAGGAATAGATTGGACTAGTTTATCACTGGAACAAACCCAGCGGATTTTTGAAGAAACAGGAATTGGTTTTATTTACACACCCAAACATTTTCCTTTAAATCAAACTTTGTGGGAATATCGTGATCAATTGGGGAAACGTCCACCGTTAGCAACAGTGGAGTTAATTTGGTGTCCTTATGCAGGGGAAGCTCATATTATTGCCGGTTTTGTTCATCCACCGACGGAAGCAATGTTTCAGGAGGCTTTGGGGTTACGTGGGGTGACAAAATATACTTTCGTCAAGGGTTTAGAAGGTAGTTGTGACTTACCACACGATCGCACAGCCATTATCGGTTTATCTTCATCAAATCCAGAAGTATTAACCCGGCTACAACTTGTACCCCGTGAATATGGCTTTATCACTAAAAATGTTCCTCTAACTACTACAGAAGAACTCATTCAAGATATGCAAGGGGTTTTGACGGGAAAAGCCAATGAATTAATGCAAACAGCCCTCTGGAATGGTGGTTTTTACCTATGGCGCAGTGGGATTTGTCTAGATATGCAAGCTGGTATAGACAAAGCCGCCGAATTAATTACCAGTGGTTTATTAGGTGCTAAACTGCACCAAATCAAAATGTTGCTGGGTTAA
- the panD gene encoding aspartate 1-decarboxylase produces the protein MQRTLLSAKIHNCTLTAANINYVGSISIDEVLLAKAGIFPYEQVQVVNIANGERFITYAISAPANSGAIELNGAAARLGVVGDRLIIMAYGQFTMEELKCYSPTVVIVGEKNQLLEVRHYDDLLSKRIN, from the coding sequence ATGCAGCGCACTCTCTTATCAGCAAAAATTCATAACTGTACACTCACAGCGGCAAATATTAATTATGTGGGCAGTATCAGCATTGACGAGGTTCTCTTGGCAAAAGCTGGTATATTCCCTTACGAGCAAGTACAAGTAGTGAATATTGCTAATGGCGAGCGTTTTATTACTTATGCCATATCGGCTCCAGCTAATTCAGGAGCTATTGAATTGAATGGAGCAGCGGCACGTTTAGGCGTAGTTGGCGATCGCTTGATTATAATGGCTTACGGGCAGTTTACTATGGAAGAGTTAAAATGTTACTCTCCTACTGTTGTCATTGTGGGTGAAAAAAACCAGTTATTAGAAGTGCGACATTATGATGATCTGCTTAGTAAGCGGATTAATTAG
- a CDS encoding inorganic diphosphatase — MDLSLIPAQPKPGVINVLIEIAGGSKNKYEYDKDLQAFALDRVLYSSVKYPYDYGFIPNTLADDGDPLDGMVIMDEPTFPGCVIAARPVGYLEMIDGGDRDEKILCVPDKDPRYAHVKSLKDIAPHKLEEIAEFFRSYKNLEKKVTQILGWQDVDKVAPLVAKFVQAAKAKA, encoded by the coding sequence GTGGATTTATCTTTGATTCCCGCCCAACCAAAGCCAGGTGTAATTAATGTCCTGATTGAAATTGCTGGTGGAAGTAAAAATAAATACGAATACGATAAGGATTTACAAGCGTTTGCCCTAGATCGGGTTCTTTATTCTTCAGTGAAGTATCCTTATGATTATGGTTTTATCCCCAATACCTTGGCTGATGATGGCGATCCGTTAGATGGTATGGTGATCATGGATGAGCCAACATTTCCCGGTTGCGTTATTGCCGCTAGACCGGTTGGTTATTTGGAAATGATTGATGGTGGCGATCGCGATGAAAAAATTCTTTGTGTTCCCGATAAAGATCCGCGCTACGCTCATGTAAAGTCCCTTAAAGACATAGCCCCTCATAAACTGGAAGAAATTGCCGAATTTTTCCGTAGTTATAAAAATTTGGAAAAAAAGGTAACACAAATTCTCGGTTGGCAGGATGTTGATAAGGTAGCCCCCTTAGTAGCAAAGTTCGTTCAAGCAGCTAAAGCTAAAGCATAA
- a CDS encoding DUF4231 domain-containing protein translates to MLFFFKLIDYLLAAVAITSGLIIYFDSSNQQYVTAASVALTIAIGLFLFNRQSVNNAKKESQKTELSRKAELYTSLLSNGTTLDYNTVLPARAKALEYSQELIDDYKSSRNLARTLYYVLQISTVILSGVTPILVLVDKLEAGQSWLKWLPVICPAVASIVASIVTSFPFEKNWMAANKAVELLEAEQEKFILGISPAYRCYDISEEGKQQQRVSQSIELFINQVNNIHLQLVQPNSDSEQGTQEKQESPQSEESTTEQKVAA, encoded by the coding sequence ATGTTGTTTTTTTTCAAGTTGATTGATTACTTGTTAGCCGCAGTTGCCATAACATCAGGTTTGATTATTTATTTTGATTCTAGTAATCAACAATATGTAACTGCTGCTTCCGTTGCCTTAACTATTGCCATTGGTTTATTTCTTTTCAATAGACAATCGGTAAATAATGCTAAAAAGGAATCACAAAAAACTGAGCTTTCCAGAAAAGCTGAACTCTATACATCTCTATTAAGCAATGGTACTACATTGGACTATAATACAGTTTTGCCGGCACGAGCTAAAGCTTTAGAATATTCGCAAGAGTTGATTGACGACTATAAAAGTTCTCGAAATCTTGCCAGAACTCTTTACTATGTTTTGCAAATTTCTACCGTTATTTTGTCAGGTGTAACACCAATTTTAGTGTTGGTGGATAAGTTAGAAGCAGGACAAAGTTGGTTAAAATGGTTGCCTGTTATTTGCCCAGCCGTTGCTTCCATTGTTGCTAGTATCGTTACCTCATTTCCTTTTGAGAAAAATTGGATGGCTGCTAACAAAGCCGTTGAATTATTAGAAGCTGAACAGGAAAAGTTTATTTTGGGAATTAGCCCAGCCTATCGTTGTTATGATATTTCAGAAGAAGGTAAACAACAACAAAGAGTAAGTCAGTCCATAGAACTATTTATTAATCAAGTGAATAATATTCACCTGCAACTAGTTCAACCAAACAGTGATTCAGAACAGGGAACTCAAGAAAAACAAGAGTCACCACAATCTGAAGAATCAACTACAGAACAAAAAGTAGCTGCATAG
- a CDS encoding MFS transporter: SKMNRIFWITALIAFINSLSFTILIPIIYLYGKQFGLNDFQTSLLFSTYSIAQFFATPVIGKLSDRFGRKPLLIISLAGTVIANTIAGTATTATLLFFARFLDGITGGNASVAQAVISDVTEQKNRAQAFGIYGAAMGLGFILGPAISLLAQQISLGTAFLISGTVAMIAVLMTIFLLPETLQNKSPRATNIFDLGLENLIKGFAMPGIGILLFINFCTGTTFTMFTYAFQPYFIQVLHQNNKSLTLLFLVFGTLGVIMQTWGVSVLSRKFNVVKILFLGLFVRSLSFLLMPVWPSINYFIVVSILFALFNALVQPMISTLISLNARPQDQGTVLGLNASYLSISNGIGPVIAGMIVHQSQPITYGYPLYLAGGLTFLVLTLAIGTRKRYSTAI, encoded by the coding sequence AATCAAAAATGAATCGAATTTTTTGGATTACCGCCTTAATTGCCTTTATTAATTCCCTGAGTTTTACAATTCTCATCCCCATAATTTATCTTTATGGTAAACAATTTGGTTTAAATGATTTCCAAACCAGTTTATTATTCTCAACATATTCTATTGCTCAGTTTTTCGCCACTCCTGTAATTGGTAAACTCTCCGACAGATTTGGACGAAAACCATTATTAATAATCAGTTTAGCAGGAACAGTAATTGCTAATACTATAGCGGGAACTGCCACAACAGCAACATTACTATTTTTCGCCAGATTTTTAGATGGTATCACAGGAGGAAATGCTTCAGTTGCCCAAGCTGTGATTTCTGATGTTACCGAGCAAAAAAATCGCGCTCAGGCATTTGGGATTTATGGTGCAGCAATGGGATTAGGCTTTATCCTTGGACCAGCAATCAGTTTATTAGCTCAACAAATTTCTTTAGGAACGGCATTTTTAATTTCTGGTACAGTTGCGATGATAGCCGTATTAATGACAATCTTCTTATTACCAGAAACCTTACAAAATAAATCTCCAAGAGCTACGAATATCTTTGATTTAGGGTTAGAAAATTTAATTAAAGGATTTGCCATGCCAGGAATTGGCATTTTATTATTCATTAACTTTTGCACCGGAACAACATTTACCATGTTCACCTATGCCTTTCAACCATACTTTATCCAAGTTTTACATCAAAATAATAAATCTTTAACACTCTTATTTTTAGTTTTTGGCACATTAGGAGTAATCATGCAAACTTGGGGAGTATCCGTCCTCAGTCGTAAATTTAATGTTGTCAAGATATTATTTTTAGGCTTATTTGTTCGCAGTTTATCATTTTTGTTAATGCCTGTTTGGCCTAGCATCAATTACTTTATTGTAGTTAGCATTCTATTTGCGCTTTTTAATGCCCTAGTCCAACCCATGATCAGTACATTGATTTCTCTCAATGCTCGACCACAAGATCAGGGAACTGTATTAGGATTAAACGCATCCTATTTAAGTATTTCCAACGGTATTGGTCCAGTGATTGCGGGGATGATAGTTCACCAATCCCAACCTATCACTTATGGCTATCCTTTGTATCTAGCAGGAGGTTTAACATTTTTGGTTTTAACCTTAGCCATAGGTACGCGCAAAAGATATAGCACGGCTATTTAA
- a CDS encoding bifunctional 4-hydroxy-2-oxoglutarate aldolase/2-dehydro-3-deoxy-phosphogluconate aldolase: MPNQVWLSQLKLHRAIAVVRAPKMVWGEKMALAVASGGMQLIEITWNSDRAPELIAQLRAKLPNCMIGTGTLFNVQQLQEAIACGAQFLFSPHTDLDMIQAASTANIPIIPGALTPTEIITAWNHGASCVKVFPVQAVGGTGYIKSLQGPLGHIPLIPTGGITLENAQDFLQVGAVAVGLSGELFPTESVLQGNWQAISEQARTLMQRLH; this comes from the coding sequence ATGCCTAATCAAGTTTGGTTGTCACAGTTAAAATTACATCGAGCGATCGCTGTTGTTCGCGCCCCGAAGATGGTATGGGGTGAGAAAATGGCTTTAGCTGTAGCATCTGGAGGAATGCAGTTAATTGAAATTACCTGGAATAGCGATCGCGCACCAGAATTAATTGCCCAACTCCGTGCCAAATTACCTAACTGTATGATTGGTACGGGGACCTTATTTAATGTTCAACAGTTACAAGAGGCGATCGCCTGTGGGGCGCAATTTCTCTTCAGTCCCCACACGGATCTAGATATGATTCAAGCTGCATCAACCGCAAATATCCCGATTATTCCCGGTGCATTGACACCCACAGAAATTATTACCGCTTGGAATCATGGTGCAAGTTGTGTCAAGGTGTTTCCGGTACAAGCAGTGGGCGGAACTGGCTATATCAAGAGTTTACAAGGACCCCTTGGGCATATTCCCTTAATTCCTACGGGGGGTATAACATTAGAAAATGCTCAAGATTTTTTACAAGTTGGCGCAGTCGCGGTGGGGTTAAGTGGCGAATTATTCCCGACAGAATCAGTATTACAGGGGAATTGGCAAGCTATCAGTGAACAAGCCAGAACCCTCATGCAGAGGTTACATTAG
- a CDS encoding PIN domain-containing protein, whose product MKNKTLIDTDILSEIRKGKNPQVIAKAIAYKTIFKNYTISVITVSEVIKGWRKLNRNDRIQEFLIDLPQMEILSLEQKSAELSGLIYADLEKTGQTIGLADVLIAAIAIENNLILVTGNTKHYQKIQSLGYPLQLDNWRN is encoded by the coding sequence GTGAAAAATAAAACTTTAATTGATACAGATATTTTATCGGAAATTCGCAAAGGGAAAAATCCCCAAGTTATAGCTAAAGCTATTGCCTATAAAACTATTTTTAAAAATTATACGATATCTGTAATTACAGTTTCAGAAGTTATCAAAGGATGGAGAAAATTAAACCGCAATGATCGGATTCAGGAATTTTTAATAGATTTACCACAAATGGAAATCTTATCTTTAGAACAAAAAAGTGCTGAATTATCTGGATTAATTTATGCCGATTTAGAAAAAACTGGACAAACTATAGGATTAGCAGATGTATTAATTGCTGCAATTGCGATAGAAAATAATTTAATTTTAGTGACAGGAAATACTAAACACTATCAAAAAATTCAATCATTAGGTTATCCTTTGCAATTAGATAATTGGAGAAACTGA
- the chlG gene encoding chlorophyll synthase ChlG, with amino-acid sequence MSESTPINPNSQPNEAIESPNPEVIITEDRNAKTRQLLGMKGASAGETSIWKIRLQLMKPITWIPLIWGVVCGAASSGNYTWTLENVLKSALCMLLSGPLLTGYTQTINDYYDREIDAINEPYRPIPSGRISEKQVVSQFVLLLLLGYGVAYTLDLWAGHSVPNVLLLSVFGSFIAYIYSAPPLKLKQNGWLGNYALGASYIALPWWAGHALFGELNWKIVILTLFYSLAGLGIAIVNDFKSVEGDRQLGLQSLPVIFGIQTAALICVVMIDLFQGLVAGYLVSIHENLYAAILVLLIIPQITFQDMYFLRDPIANDVKYQASAQPFLVLGMLVTGIALGHAGV; translated from the coding sequence ATGTCTGAATCAACTCCCATTAATCCTAATTCGCAGCCGAATGAGGCTATAGAATCTCCAAATCCAGAGGTAATAATCACAGAAGACCGCAATGCTAAAACTCGGCAATTGCTGGGAATGAAAGGTGCGAGCGCTGGAGAAACTTCTATTTGGAAAATTCGTCTGCAATTGATGAAACCGATTACCTGGATTCCCCTAATTTGGGGTGTGGTCTGTGGTGCGGCTTCTTCTGGTAACTATACCTGGACTTTAGAAAATGTTTTGAAGTCTGCCCTATGTATGTTGCTTTCGGGTCCTTTATTAACTGGTTATACCCAAACTATTAATGATTATTATGACCGGGAAATTGACGCGATTAATGAACCTTATCGTCCCATACCTTCAGGGAGAATTTCGGAAAAGCAAGTAGTTAGCCAATTCGTGCTTTTACTATTACTAGGATATGGGGTAGCCTACACCTTAGATTTATGGGCAGGTCATTCAGTTCCTAATGTTTTACTATTGTCTGTTTTTGGTAGTTTCATTGCCTATATCTATTCTGCACCACCATTGAAATTAAAACAAAATGGTTGGCTAGGAAATTATGCTTTAGGTGCAAGTTATATTGCTTTACCTTGGTGGGCTGGCCATGCTTTATTTGGGGAATTGAATTGGAAAATTGTGATTCTGACTCTATTTTACAGTTTGGCAGGTTTAGGAATTGCCATTGTCAATGATTTTAAAAGTGTGGAAGGCGATCGCCAATTAGGATTACAATCATTACCAGTTATATTTGGCATCCAAACTGCGGCTTTGATTTGTGTGGTCATGATTGACCTATTTCAAGGTTTGGTCGCAGGTTATTTGGTGAGTATTCACGAGAATTTATATGCAGCGATTCTCGTATTATTAATCATTCCCCAAATCACTTTCCAAGATATGTATTTTCTTCGTGACCCCATAGCCAATGATGTCAAATATCAAGCCAGCGCCCAACCATTTTTGGTTTTGGGAATGTTGGTGACAGGTATTGCATTAGGTCACGCCGGCGTTTAA
- a CDS encoding Get3/ArsA fold putative tail anchor-mediating ATPase NosAFP, which yields MALILTFLGKNGIARSKIAIAAAKLLATQGKRVLLAGLADPTLPILLNTPLTPDPQEISPNLQAVQFQASVLLERNWEEVKKLEAQYLRTPIFKEVYGQELVVLPGMDNALALNAIREYDASGKYDAIIYDGTGDAASLRMLGMPESLSWYMRRFRQLFVNSDLGKTITESPFIQPLISSLFNFNWTADNFSQPTNQVNNFLEEGKAALANPRRVAAFLVTTSEPIDMANSRYLWGSAQQIGLTIGGAILFAGAEQPNLSEEFAPLPVSIVPDVSNGEWQPLIDALPNLIEQALQANPPIEVDVHNRQVRLFLPGFDKKQVKLTQQGPEVTVEAGDQRRNIFLPPALSGKPVTGAKFQNSYLIISF from the coding sequence ATGGCCTTGATACTGACATTTTTGGGCAAAAACGGCATCGCTCGCAGTAAGATAGCGATCGCCGCAGCCAAGCTATTGGCAACACAAGGTAAACGGGTACTCCTAGCAGGACTAGCAGATCCAACATTGCCAATTCTACTCAATACTCCTCTGACCCCTGACCCCCAGGAAATATCTCCCAATCTGCAAGCAGTACAGTTTCAAGCATCTGTACTGCTAGAACGCAACTGGGAGGAAGTGAAAAAATTGGAGGCTCAATATCTCCGCACACCAATTTTTAAAGAGGTTTATGGGCAAGAATTGGTAGTATTACCAGGCATGGATAATGCCCTCGCTCTCAATGCTATTCGTGAATATGATGCCAGTGGCAAATATGACGCAATTATTTATGATGGCACGGGCGACGCTGCCAGTTTGCGAATGTTGGGAATGCCAGAATCTTTAAGTTGGTATATGAGACGATTTCGGCAATTGTTTGTAAATTCCGATTTAGGGAAAACAATTACTGAATCCCCCTTCATTCAACCTTTAATTAGTAGCCTTTTCAATTTTAATTGGACTGCTGATAATTTTTCCCAACCTACTAACCAAGTTAATAATTTCCTCGAAGAAGGTAAAGCTGCCCTGGCTAATCCTCGGCGGGTTGCTGCTTTTTTGGTAACAACATCTGAACCTATTGACATGGCAAATTCCCGTTATTTATGGGGAAGCGCTCAACAAATTGGTTTAACTATTGGTGGGGCAATTTTATTTGCTGGGGCAGAACAACCTAATTTATCTGAGGAATTTGCACCTCTACCTGTGAGCATAGTTCCTGATGTTTCTAATGGAGAATGGCAACCTCTGATAGATGCTTTACCCAACTTGATTGAGCAAGCATTACAAGCTAACCCACCCATCGAAGTTGACGTGCATAATCGCCAAGTACGCCTATTTTTACCTGGTTTCGATAAAAAACAGGTAAAACTCACTCAACAGGGTCCAGAGGTTACAGTAGAAGCCGGAGATCAAAGACGTAATATCTTCCTTCCTCCTGCCCTCAGTGGTAAACCTGTAACTGGCGCAAAGTTCCAAAATAGTTATTTGATAATTTCTTTTTAG
- the petP gene encoding cytochrome b6f subunit PetP: MDIGQKVKVIRLRDRVSSAIAQKLGQIGIIEGYKVTDGKGIGVVVKFDDNFSTWFFEDEIKPA, translated from the coding sequence ATGGACATCGGACAGAAAGTTAAGGTGATTCGTTTGCGCGATCGCGTATCCTCTGCTATCGCTCAAAAACTCGGACAAATCGGCATTATCGAAGGCTACAAAGTCACAGATGGTAAAGGAATCGGTGTAGTGGTGAAGTTTGACGATAACTTCTCTACCTGGTTTTTTGAAGATGAAATCAAACCAGCTTAG
- a CDS encoding Uma2 family endonuclease, which produces MYQHNPPLSPKETMPTMYDLPSELIGESGLPDEFHCIQADLLSETCQPVNYSSEEILLASDLNLYYDPLHPNWYKRPDWYMVLDVANANQQENLRLSYVVWQEGIAPFLVVELLSPGTEQEDLGQTLREVNKPPTKWAVYQNILRIPYYVVYDRYENNFRGFKLNGAHYEPINLSENRFWLEEIEMGLGLWQGTYQNTEGLWLRWYNADGWLPTLTEKAKNERQKAENERQRADEAEAKVAILAQRLRELGIDSDSL; this is translated from the coding sequence ATGTATCAACATAATCCCCCCTTGTCGCCCAAAGAAACCATGCCGACAATGTACGATTTACCCAGTGAATTAATAGGAGAATCAGGATTGCCAGACGAATTTCATTGTATCCAAGCAGACTTACTCAGTGAAACTTGTCAACCCGTCAATTACTCATCTGAGGAAATTTTACTAGCCAGCGATTTAAACCTTTATTATGATCCTCTTCATCCTAATTGGTACAAACGCCCTGATTGGTATATGGTCTTAGATGTTGCTAATGCTAACCAACAAGAAAATTTACGTTTAAGTTATGTAGTATGGCAAGAAGGAATAGCTCCTTTTTTAGTAGTTGAATTACTCTCCCCTGGAACAGAACAAGAAGACTTAGGACAAACCTTGCGGGAAGTGAACAAACCTCCAACCAAGTGGGCAGTATACCAAAACATTTTGCGTATTCCCTACTATGTCGTTTATGACCGCTATGAAAATAATTTTCGAGGATTTAAACTTAATGGCGCTCATTATGAACCGATAAATCTATCAGAAAACCGCTTTTGGTTAGAAGAAATAGAAATGGGTTTAGGCTTATGGCAGGGAACCTATCAAAATACAGAGGGTTTATGGTTACGTTGGTACAATGCTGATGGCTGGTTGCCAACTTTGACAGAGAAGGCTAAAAACGAACGCCAAAAAGCTGAAAACGAACGCCAAAGGGCTGATGAAGCGGAAGCTAAAGTAGCAATTTTGGCTCAACGGTTAAGGGAGTTAGGTATTGACTCTGATAGTTTATAA
- a CDS encoding ABC transporter permease, which produces MILSLKDNLNWLQVQRYMELLHVLVVRTLKVRYRGSFLGVYWSLLNPLIMTGLYTAIFGATFASYYGNSIINYMLAALTGLLVINFFSACTSQALTSVVGNGALLNKIRLPVSVFPVSMISSNVFQFSVGAFPLLAIMTLLNSKSLINVIALVFPFLALILVSTGVGFLVSALYVFFRDLPYFYELVVFVIWISSPIFYPAAIVPKPVKQFLGLNPLSPIIESLRQITLSGSPPDLGLIWGALLSGIIILALGWTCFHLWRHQFMDLL; this is translated from the coding sequence ATGATACTTTCCCTGAAAGATAATTTAAATTGGTTACAAGTGCAGCGTTATATGGAACTGCTGCACGTCTTAGTAGTACGGACGCTGAAAGTCCGTTATCGGGGGTCTTTTCTAGGAGTTTATTGGTCACTATTGAACCCATTGATTATGACAGGGTTGTATACTGCCATCTTTGGTGCTACCTTTGCATCCTACTATGGTAACTCCATCATTAACTATATGCTGGCAGCGCTGACAGGACTGTTAGTAATTAATTTTTTCTCCGCTTGCACATCCCAAGCTTTAACCAGCGTAGTCGGCAATGGTGCATTATTAAATAAAATTCGCTTGCCAGTTAGTGTTTTTCCTGTATCAATGATTTCGTCCAATGTCTTTCAATTTTCAGTGGGAGCATTTCCGTTACTAGCAATTATGACATTGCTTAATTCCAAAAGTCTCATCAATGTCATCGCTTTAGTATTTCCATTTTTAGCATTAATTTTAGTTTCTACAGGAGTCGGTTTTTTAGTCAGTGCTTTGTACGTATTTTTCAGGGATTTACCTTACTTTTATGAATTGGTAGTATTTGTAATTTGGATTAGCAGTCCGATCTTTTACCCAGCAGCTATTGTTCCCAAGCCGGTAAAACAGTTTTTAGGTTTGAACCCCCTATCCCCAATCATCGAAAGTCTCCGTCAGATTACATTATCAGGTTCTCCACCAGATTTAGGTCTGATTTGGGGGGCTTTACTGAGTGGCATCATTATTTTAGCCCTGGGATGGACTTGTTTTCACCTGTGGCGGCATCAATTTATGGATTTGCTGTAA
- a CDS encoding Uma2 family endonuclease, translated as MALTAQEIEALMPDCTELLSDEPEMESSLHYTQLLILVTCLEWLWRNREDFFIGANLSVYYSRQQLKNRDFRGPDFFLVKDTEKRPRLSWVIWEEDGKYPNVIIELLSDSTAKVDKGLKKQLYQNQFRTPEYFWFSPNTLELVGWRLTDSEYKTIPASENAWYWSQELGLYLGVWEDKLRYFTVEGRLVPTPEEANLEEIRKAEVERQRAEVERQRAESEHQRAEVEHQRAESERRKVEVERRKVEVERRKAESERQRADDAENKADVLAQKLRELGIEPDSL; from the coding sequence ATGGCTTTAACCGCACAAGAAATAGAAGCATTAATGCCAGATTGCACTGAACTACTCAGCGACGAACCAGAAATGGAAAGCTCCTTACACTATACACAACTATTAATATTAGTAACTTGTTTAGAATGGTTATGGCGTAATAGAGAAGATTTTTTTATCGGTGCAAATCTTAGCGTTTACTATAGCCGACAACAGTTAAAAAATCGAGACTTTAGAGGACCAGACTTTTTTCTTGTTAAAGATACGGAAAAACGTCCACGTCTTTCTTGGGTAATATGGGAAGAAGATGGTAAATATCCCAATGTAATAATTGAATTACTTTCTGATTCTACAGCGAAGGTAGATAAGGGATTGAAAAAACAGTTGTATCAAAATCAATTCCGCACCCCTGAGTATTTTTGGTTTTCCCCGAATACCTTAGAACTGGTAGGATGGCGACTAACAGACAGTGAGTATAAAACTATTCCAGCATCAGAAAATGCCTGGTATTGGAGTCAGGAGTTAGGTTTATATCTAGGGGTTTGGGAAGATAAGTTAAGATATTTTACTGTTGAAGGAAGATTAGTCCCTACACCAGAAGAAGCTAATTTAGAAGAGATTAGAAAAGCTGAAGTTGAACGTCAAAGGGCTGAAGTTGAACGTCAAAGGGCTGAATCTGAACATCAAAGGGCTGAAGTTGAACATCAAAGGGCTGAATCTGAACGTCGAAAGGTTGAAGTTGAACGTCGAAAGGTTGAAGTTGAACGTCGAAAAGCTGAATCTGAACGTCAGCGTGCTGATGACGCAGAAAATAAAGCAGATGTTCTAGCGCAAAAATTAAGGGAGTTAGGTATTGAACCCGATAGTTTATAA